GCCGTGGATGCGGCGGGTGTAGCGGTCCTCGCTCCAGCCGCCGCTGCCCGTCGAGCGTCCCCGCGAGACCTTGACCGTCGTCGTATCCGTAAACGCAGAGACCTCGTGGCCGACGCTGTGTGCGGCCAGCCGGGCCGCGGCCTCGGCCTCCTGCATGGGCTGTTTCCCGTAGGGAATCCCGTGGCGTTTCGCGACGCGAGAGAGCGGTTCGGGCTGTTCGGCACCCGTCACCTGGACGAGCTTCGTTCCGGCGGGAAGCGATCCCAAAAAGTGGATCAGCTGATCCTTGTCCGCCGCCAGCTCGTACATATTGTCAGTGGCGACGATCGCCGGCTCCTCGTCGTCGATCAACCGTCTGAGTTTCCGGTGGGTGACGACGTCCCGATCGACGTCCTCGCCGTCGTAGACTGTCAGCGCGTACGACGGGGCGTCCCCGCGCACGTCGCCGCTTTGGACGTCGACGCCGAAGACGACCGCGTCGAGCGCACTCGTTCGCGTGCTCACGGACGGTGGTAGGAACGAGCCAGGTATAAATCCGACGCGGGTTTTCAGTGGCGGCCGCCCGTCGATGCATCAGGGCTCTGCCGTCGCCGATCGGGGGCGAGACGCTCGTAGATTCGAGTGCCGACCGCCCGGACGGGGGATACTCCCATTACCCACGCGACCGGAGCGAGCAGCCCGAACCGTCCGAGCAGTCGACGGGAGGCCTCGTACCCCTCGACGACTTCCCCGTCGTGCGACAGTACCAGCGCCGCGTCGCGGTCGAGGACGTCCCGATCGATCGGCGTCGACGGCGCCGAGGACTGCGGGACGAACCGCACCGAATCGGTGGTGTCGAGGTGGACGAACGGAACGAGCGCGCGGGCATACGCGTGACAGCGGTCGTCGTACATCACCGTCGCCTCGTCGGCGGTCGCGAGTCGCCGATGGGCGACATCCCAGGCGGCAAACAGCGAGAGGACGAGGATCATGTCGACGAAGTAGAGTCCAAGCGTCAGGATCACGGCGACGTGAAAGCCGATCAGCCCGAGGACGGGGAGGGTAACGGACGTCCCGAGGACGGCGGCGACGAGCAGCGACAGCTGTACCAGCGCCGTGCCGACGAAGCCGACCCACGCCAGGAGTTCGTTGTCGACGAGCGGCGCGCCGAACGCGCGGTCGATACCGGTCAACTCGCCATAGAAGAGGATATCCCGCTGGAGCTCGGTCCCCGACAGCCAGATCTCGAGGGGGCCGTTCAGCGCCTTCCCCCAGGCCGAGCCGACGTAGATGATCGCGACCGCGAGCAGCCCCCACTTGAGTGCGCGCATCCTGTAGGTTCGGCTCGTCTCGCCGCGCAAAACGGCGTTCAGCTCCGCGATCGATCGATCGCTCGTCCGGCGAACCGCGTCGACGGAAAGGACGTCGTCCTCGGCGAACAGCGCGAACAGGAGGATCAGATACGCACAGACGAACAGCGATTCGACGGTGCCAGCCAGGTAGATCGTCGCCTTGACCGACAGCATGTGCATCAACAGGAGGCTCGCGAGACCGCCAGTCCATCGGGTTCGGTAACCGACGATGAACAGTACCAACAGGGCAGCGACGACCCACTGCTGGTAGGGAAGGAGTGTAAAAAAGAGGTCCTGGTGGAGAAAGCCGATCGTCTCGTCGACGTGGAAGTCGGGCCACTCCCCGTAGGCGCCCCACTCGAGCGCGAGGACGCGCCAGAGCACGTAGAGACCGAGCAGGACGCGGACGACCGCGAGGTTGACGGGCGACGGACGGGCGTCGTCGGCGACGTAGTTGACGAACGCGCTCATCGGTCGTCCTCGTGTTCGGTGACGGTGCCGTCGGTCGGATCGATCGTGACCCGAGGCCGTTCTTCGGTTGATTCGACCGCCGTATTGTCGTCGGTGTAGACGACCGTTCGCTCGTAGACCCGGAGCGCCTCGAACTCGCCGTAAGCCTCGAGTTCGTCGGCGGTCCAGGCCCGGTCGTCGACGTACCGGGGCGGCTGGAGGTGGTCGGTCGTCGATCGGTCGCCCGACTCGATTTCCTGGCGGTACTCCTGGGCGTTCGAGAGGTAGAACGCGGCCATCTCGAGGCGTTGCTCGTCGGTGTACTCCTCGCTGAGGTGGGCACCGATCGTCGACGTCCGCGTTCCGGTTACCGGCGGCGTCGCACGGTCGTCAACGCGGAGTTCGTCGCCCGCCGAGTCGACGACCCGGATCTCGTAGTAGCTCTCCTCGTCCTCGGAGGGCTGGGCGAACTTGTGCATGTCGACGACGGGCAACAGCGGCATCCCGACCAGCGTAACGGCGAGCAGCGTCGTGAAAAAGCCAGCGAGCCAGACCTCCCTGGCGTACCGCCGACGGGCAACGGCGAGAACGCCGAGCGTCCCCAGAAAGAACAGCACGTACACTGCGGGGAAGAGAACGGTCGTCAGCTCAGTGAGGAGAGCACCCAATACGAACCACTACCACGTCCTCTCGGAACAGGTTATATAGGTTTTCTGGAGGGTAGCGGCCCCGAGAGTAAATTTTAGGCGTTAGAGATATGAGTAAAGGAGACGGTCGCGTCGGCAGTAGCTATTTGGTAGCGACACGCGTCGGCAAACGCGGATGGAGTACACGACCCTCGGCTCGACCGGGATGGACGTCAGCAAGATCTGTCTGGGCTGTATGAGCTTCGGCAGCGGACAGGACTGGATGCTCGACGAGGACGAGAGTCGCGAGCTCATCGAGCGGGCGATCGAGCTCGGGATCACCTTCTTCGACACCGCCAACGTCTACTCGGCGGGCGAATCCGAGTCGATCCTCGGGGACGTGCTGGCCGACTACGACCGCGAGGAGTTCGTCGTCGCCTCGAAGGTCAGGTTTCCCGGCGCCAGCGACCACCGTAACGCGGCGGGGCTCTCGCGGAAGACGATCGAACAGGAACTCGAGGCCTCCCTCGACCGTCTCGGGCTGGACACCCTCGATCTCTACCAGATCCACCGCTGGGATTACGACACGCCGATCGAGACGACGATGCGGGCTCTAGACGACGCGGTTCGGCGCGGGCAGGTTCGCCACCTCGGGGCGTCCTCGATGTGGGCTCACCAGTTCCTCGAGGCCCGGCGGGTGAGCGAACGCGAGGGGCTCGCGCCGTTCGAGACGATGCAGAACCTCTACCACCTGGCCTACCGCGAGGAGGAACGGGAGATGTACCCCGTCTGTGAGGCCGACGACGTCGGAACGATGCCCTGGAGCCCCCTCGGCGCTGGCTATCTCGCTCGGCCCCACGAGGAGTTCCGGACGACCACGCGGGCCGACCACGAGGTCGAGAACGCGGGCGTCCCCTACCACGAGTTCCCGGCAAGCGAGGCAATCAACGAACGGGTACGGGAGCTCGCCGACGAGTACGGCGTCACGATGGCCCAGATCGCGCTGGCCTGGCAGTTCCAGAACGAGAACGTGACGGCTCCGATCATCGGCACCTCGAGCGACGACCATCTCGAGGAGGCCGTCGAGGCGCTCGAACTCTCGCTGTCGTCCTCGGACGTCGACTACCTCGAGGAGCCGTACGAACCGGTGCCGGTGTACGGCCACGACTGAATCGCCACTCTCCGGTGGCTCCCTGCCGGTCGCGGTCAACGTGACGGCTCGGGCGGTCCGCCGTCCGCGTCGAGTCGTTCCGCTTCCAGCTCTTCGACGTACGCGAGGAAGTTATCGAACAGCCGCTTTGCCTCGCAGGCAGCGTCGTAGTTTCCGGCGTGGATTCCCTCGAGAACCGCGTCGATACGCTCCTCCGAGAGCTGGTCTGACTTCCCCACGGTGACCGATTCGGCCGTCTCCATGTCGTACTCCGGATGAAACTGCACGGCGAAGACGCGGTCTTTCCGGAAGCCGTGGATTCCGTACTCGTTTTTCGCGAACACCGTCGCGCCCGGCGGCTTCTCACAGACGTGGTCGGAGTGGGTAGTAAAGACGGTCATCGCTTCGCCGACGCCCTCGAGGAGACGGTTCTCTCCGTCCTGTTCGACGGTGCGGTAGCCGATCTCGTACTCGCCCATGGAACTGACGCGACCGCCCATGACGTCAGCGAGGAGCTGGTGGCCGTAACAGACGCCGAGCGCCGGCAGCCCGGCCCGGATCGCATCGCCGACCCAGGTCTTCAGCCGGCCGATCCACTCCCGATCCCAGTAGACCGACGCTCTCGAACCGGTGACGACGAACCCGTCGTACCGAAAGTCGTCGGGGAACTCGCCGGACGGACAGTGAAACGCCGTCAGCTCGGCGTCGAGCTCCCGACGGAAGTTTCGTCGCGTCTCGGTCGCCTCGTGAGCCGCGTTCAGTAGCGCGAGTCGTAGCTCTCCCATTCGTTCTCACCGCGAATCGGACCGCGACGTCCTCTCGTCGGCGCTTGGCCGGTGTTCTCGTGGATCGACGGACATCGAACGGACGCCTCGAGACAGATCGCGTTCGAGGCGGTCCGCATACCGGAGGCGAAGTGATCGCGCCTCGGCGTTCGTCGGCTCCCCAACCGCAGCGAGTTCGGTCGAGAGCGGGTCGTACGCTGCCACGTTGAACCCCATTCGTTCGAGGTACGAGCGTACCGAGGACGACGACAGTCCGTCCCGGATGGCGGCGTCGACGTACGGTTCCAGCGCCTCGAACTCCGGCAGAACGATCGAGTCGCTCGTCACGCGACCGGTCTCTCCCTCGATGCGGACGTCGACCTCGGTAGCGTGCCCGACGAGGCCGGCGATCTCATCCGCGAGTCGAACGACCTGGCTCGGAAGAGCGGTGTCGGGCGAGCGCCACTCGACGGTCGAGAACCGATCGCGAAGCTTGATCGGCGTCCAGGCCGTTCCCTCCGGCTCGAAGTGGGACTCGACGGTGTCCCGGTCGAGACCGGCAATCGCGGCCTCGGTCAGGAACTCCTCGTAGCAGCGGTCGACGCGCCTCGCCCACGTTTCCCTGTCAGCGGCGTACGGCCACAGTCCCCCCTGGTGGGAGAGCGCGGCGTAGGCCAGCCGGCGGTACAGCTGTGATCTCGCACCGGCGGCCAGCTTCGTCGTGCCGAAGTACGGCGAGGAGTTGACCAGCGCCAGCGCGGGATCGAGTGCGATGAGCGTGTTTAGCTGATCGATCTCGCGACCGGGTTGCTGTTCGATGTGGATGTGCGTTCCGGCGCAGTGTCGGACGTACTCGAAGTTCTCGCCGAGGACGCGGTCCTGAATCCGCGTGCGCTCGCTCGGACGGTCCTCGATCGGGCCGTGGTGGATCGGGGTGGCAAGCGGGACGAGCCGCTTACCTCTGTCCTCGGCCCGACGGAGAACGCGACCCAGCCGGTCGAACAGCTCGTCGCGGAGGGCGGCCGTTGACTCACACGGCGTCGTCTTAATCTCGAGCAGCGGCGCGACGAACTCCCGTTCGACGCCCGGGGAGGCATCGAGGAGGTCACCGGGCTCCGTCAGTCGGCCGCGATCGTCGATCACCCAGTACTCGACCTCGACGCTCCGTCGCACCGGTTCGCCGTCGTTCGACGAGGTTGCGGTATCGAGTGGGGCAGCCATCTCTCACCCACGGGAGACGCGCGTCGGTCGATCGCTGGGGAACGTCGGTCGCCGCAGAATCGAGGCAGTCGGATCCACGGCGATCGCCCCGCTCGCTCCGCGTCTCGGCCGTCGACAAATCGACGGGCCGGCGCTGCGGCCCGGACGGCTGTGCAGGATGTTCACGCGAAGCAAGAACGGATTCTGCCTAATAACCGTTGTGTACACACAGTGAATATACACCTTATACACTGTCGAGGTGGTCACTTATTTCCGAGAGGACAACCGATCCAGCGATATTCGTTGTTCGAGCTGCCCGTCATTCACAGCTCCCCGCCCCGTTCGAAGGGTCGAGGACGGACTCGCTCGCCGACTGGCCGTCAGGAGGTGTTCTCGACGGTCCAGCCGGGATCGCGACCCGTCCGCTCGATCCGGTCCGATCGACAGGCCGGGCAGTAGTCGGGAGTCACCGTTTCGTTTCGGGGAACGTAAACCGCGCCGCCACACTCCACGCAGGCGTCGGGAACGACCGTTACACAGTCCACACAGAGATTGAAATCGTCGACTGTGAGTCCGCGCAGGGGTTCGAGCTGTTTGTCCAGGATGTACTCGTCGATGATCGCCTGACAGTTCTGGCACGGTTGCATGTCGATACCTCCGATACTGTGTGATAGTCCCACAAAGTCCTATCGGCCGAACGCAGTACGGGACGCCCTTCCCCGCGGTCGGCCTCGTTCAGGCGTCCGGGTACTCGATCTCGACGGTCTCCCCGTCGTCGGGAACGATCACCTCGCCTGCGAAGACCTCCCGAGCCTGCTCGAGGTGAGCCGAGACGTCGCCGGCGTACCGCGAGGAGAGGTGCATCAGCGCCAGCCGCTCGGCGCCCGCGCGGTTACCGATCTCGGCTGCCTGGCGGGCCGTCGAGTGGGCCGTGTCGGCGGCCCGCTCGGCGCGGTCGTCCGCGAACGTCGCGTCGTGAATCAACAGTTCGGGCTCGTCTGCGGCCTCGATCGTCCCGGCCGTCGGACGGGTGTCGCCCGTGTAGACGATCGATCGTCCCGGCCGTGGGGCGCCGACTACCTGCTCGGGGTCGACGACGGTACCGTCCTCGAGCTCGACCGACTCGCCCTCGTGGAGCGTCGAGAACTTCGGCCCCACGGGGACGCCGAGCTCCTCGGCACGCTCGCGGTCGAACCGTCCCTTGCGGTCGTCCTCGACCAGCGCATAGCCGACCGAGCGGGTGTCGTGGTCGGTCGCAAACGCCCGTACCTCGTACTCGTCGGCGCGGTAGGCGACGTCACCCCCGCCGACCTCGTTGATTCGCACCGGAAACGAGGGGCGGTTCCCCAGCGCCTCGACCAGCGATTTCAGTTCCCGGCGCGTGCCACGCGGGGCGTGGATCGCCAGGGCGTCCTCGCGGTCGTTGAAATCCATCGTCTGGAGCAGCCCCGGAAGCCCGAGGACGTGGTCGCCGTGGAGGTGCGTGACGAAGATCTGGGAGACCGCAAACCCCGTCCCGAACCGCATCATCTGGCGCTGGGTCCCCTCCGCGACGTCGAACAGCAGTCCCTCGCCCTCGCGGGCGACGAAGAGTCCGCTGGGATTGCGCTCGGTCGTCGGAACGGCCCCGCCGGTCCCCAGAAACGTCACACGCAGTGGCATCACTGCGTGTTCGACGCGCTGAGACTAAACCGCCTTCGGATCCGGCGCGACCGTCGGTCGGACACGAAGCAGTCGGCCGTCGGTTCGGAACGGCGAACGGACTGTGCGTTTTACGTCCCTGCAGCCCTAACGTGTCGAGCATCACCACCACCAAATGAGTTCGAGAGCGACGTTCGGCACTATCAAGCGAGTTACCGCCATCCTGATCGCGATCGCGGTCGTCCTCGCGGCGGGAATCGTCGTCGGCCAGGCACCAGTCATCTTCGGCGTCGACGAGGACCCGTCGGCCTCGATCAGCTTCGAGGATCAAGAGAACGACGGTGTGAGCGTCGGCATCGACGAAGTTACCCTCTCCGACGGCGGCTTCGTCGTCATCACGGACGGCGGCGACGAACCCCTCGCCGTTTCGACGTACCTCGAGGACGGAACCCACGAGAACGTCACCGTCGAGAGCGAGGACAACGAGACCGAGCTCGCCGGCCAGCTGACCGCGACGGTCCACCAGGACACCACCGGCGACGAGACGTTCCAGTACTACGAGACCGACGGCGAGGAGGACCAGCCCTACCTCGAGGACGGCTACCCCGTCAGTGACACTGCGTCGGTGACCCTCGACGAGGACGAGGCGGTCTCCGACTCGTTCGTCGTCGAATCGATGACGGCGCCGGAGTCGGCGACGACCAACGAGACGATCTCGGTCACCGCGGAGGTCCGGAACCCGACCGAGTTCGCCCAGCAACAGATCGTCGAATTCCGGCTGAACGGCACCGTCCTCGAGCGCCAGATCCTCGAGCTCGACGGCGGCGAGGACCGCGAAGTCACGTTCGAGGTCGATACGAGCGGCACGCCGCCCGGAACACAGGCGATCGGCGTCTACACCGACGACGACGGCGAGATCGGCGAGATCGAACTCGAGTTCCACACCGATCCGTCGATCTCGGTCGTCGACGCCGACACCGACGAAGTGACCGTCGACGTCGCGACTCCCGAGGACGGCTTCGTCGCCGTCGAGGACGACGACGAGCTGCTCGGCACGAGCGACGAACTCGAGGCCGGCGAACACGAGAACGTCACCGTCGAGTTCGACGAGAACGCGAGCGTCGAGGATGACGACGAGCTCACGGCCGTCGTCTACGAGGGCGATCCCGACGACGTCGACGACGCAGAGCCGCTCGAGCACGACGACGAACCGGTCGAGGCGACGTTCAGTATCGCCGATATCGAAGCCGAGGACGAGTCGGACGACGAGGACGACGACGCGGGTGACGACGACGAGTAACGCGGCGTCCAACCGACCGATTCTTACCGCCCTCTCCCCTACCGACGAGCGATGGACGCGCCGCTGTGGACCGACACCCACGCCCCGGAGCTGGCCGAGTTGCCACAGGACGACGCTCGCGAGTACTTAGAGCGAGCCGTCGAGGAGCCGCTGAACCTCGTCCTGCAGGGACCGCCCGGCAGCGGGAAGACCGCGGCGGCGCGCGCGCTCGCTCGAGAAGCGCACGAGGACCCGGACAACGATCTGGTCGAGATCAACGTCGCTGACTTCTTCGGGCGAACCAAGACGGAGATCAAAAACGACCCCCGTTTCGCCTCCTTCCTAACTGGGCGGTCGTCGATGTCCAAACGCGACATGATCAACCGCGTTCTCAAGGAGTCGGCGAGCTACGCGCCCGTCTCCGGGGAGTACAAGACGATCCTGCTCGACAACGCCGAGGACGTCCGCGAGGACTTCCAGCAGGCGTTGCGGCGGATCATGGAACAACACCACCGGACGACCCAGTTTATCATCGCGACCCGCCAGCCGACCAAGCTCATCCCGCCGATCCGTTCGCGGTGTTTCCCCGTCTCGGTGCGGGCGCCGACCAGCGAGGAGACCGTCGCGGTGCTCGAACGGATCGTCGACACGGAGGAGGTCGACTACGACGCCGAGGGCCTCGAGTTCGTCGCCGGCTACGCGAACGGAAACCTCCGGAAGGCGATCCTCGCGGCCCAGACGACCGTCGAAGACGCGGGCGAGCTGACGATGAGCGCGGCCTACGAGACGATCGGCGAGGTCGGCCTCGAGGACGAGGTCGAAGAGATGCTCGACGACGCCGAGGCGGGACAGTTCACGGACGCCCGAAAGGCGCTGGACGACCTGCTCGTCGACGAGGGGCTCGACGGCGGGGAGGTACTGGATCTCGTCCTCGAGGTCGCGCGAAAACGCTACCAGGGCGAGAAGCTGGCCCGTACCCACCGGCTCGCGGCCGACGTCGAGTTCGAGATGCAGGAAGGGTCGAGCGATCGGATCCACGTCTCGCATCTGCTCGCGGAGCTCGGTCGGAACGCGTAGTCACGTTCCGGGCCCGGACTTTTCGTCACTCCGAACCGAGACGTGAGTATGCCGACCGTCTGCGAGACCCATATCGAGAACCGATTCCGCGTCCAGCCCAACCACGCGAACAACAACAACACGCTTCACGGTGGGAACCTGATGAAGTGGCTCGACGAGACCGCCGCGATGTCGGCGATGCGCTTTGCCGGCGAGACCTGCGTCACTGCCCGCGTGAACGAACTCGACTTCGAGCGGCCGATCAGGATCGGCGACATCGCGCTGGTCGAGGCCTACGTCTACGACGCGGGTCGTTCGAGCGTCCACGTCGCGCTCCGGGCCTGGCGCGAGGAGCCCCGAACCGGCGAGACCGAGAAGACGACCGAGTCCTCCTTTACGTTCGTCGCGATCGACGAAAGCGGAAAACCCCAGCCGGTGCCCGAACTGACCGTCGAGAGTGATTCGGGGCGGCGACTCCGGGAGCGCGCGCTCGGCGACGAGCCGTAGCCGACGATCACTCCCGTCGAAGGAACGCCTCGAGGACGGGTGCGACCTCCTCGAGGGTCCGGTACTCGGCCACCTCGACGGCGTCGTTGCCCCGCACCATCGCGGACAGTTCGTGCTCGCCGTCCGGACGGTAGAGCGCGAGGACGGGCGTCTCCCACGCGACGGCCCGGCCGAGCTCGTAGCCGACCCCGAGGCTCGGCGTCGTCACCTCGGCCACGACGGCGTCGGCCCGCCGGAGCCAGGCGACGTCC
This genomic window from Natronococcus occultus SP4 contains:
- a CDS encoding glutamate-cysteine ligase family protein translates to MAAPLDTATSSNDGEPVRRSVEVEYWVIDDRGRLTEPGDLLDASPGVEREFVAPLLEIKTTPCESTAALRDELFDRLGRVLRRAEDRGKRLVPLATPIHHGPIEDRPSERTRIQDRVLGENFEYVRHCAGTHIHIEQQPGREIDQLNTLIALDPALALVNSSPYFGTTKLAAGARSQLYRRLAYAALSHQGGLWPYAADRETWARRVDRCYEEFLTEAAIAGLDRDTVESHFEPEGTAWTPIKLRDRFSTVEWRSPDTALPSQVVRLADEIAGLVGHATEVDVRIEGETGRVTSDSIVLPEFEALEPYVDAAIRDGLSSSSVRSYLERMGFNVAAYDPLSTELAAVGEPTNAEARSLRLRYADRLERDLSRGVRSMSVDPREHRPSADERTSRSDSR
- a CDS encoding acyl-CoA thioesterase → MPTVCETHIENRFRVQPNHANNNNTLHGGNLMKWLDETAAMSAMRFAGETCVTARVNELDFERPIRIGDIALVEAYVYDAGRSSVHVALRAWREEPRTGETEKTTESSFTFVAIDESGKPQPVPELTVESDSGRRLRERALGDEP
- a CDS encoding AAA family ATPase codes for the protein MDAPLWTDTHAPELAELPQDDAREYLERAVEEPLNLVLQGPPGSGKTAAARALAREAHEDPDNDLVEINVADFFGRTKTEIKNDPRFASFLTGRSSMSKRDMINRVLKESASYAPVSGEYKTILLDNAEDVREDFQQALRRIMEQHHRTTQFIIATRQPTKLIPPIRSRCFPVSVRAPTSEETVAVLERIVDTEEVDYDAEGLEFVAGYANGNLRKAILAAQTTVEDAGELTMSAAYETIGEVGLEDEVEEMLDDAEAGQFTDARKALDDLLVDEGLDGGEVLDLVLEVARKRYQGEKLARTHRLAADVEFEMQEGSSDRIHVSHLLAELGRNA
- a CDS encoding DUF7571 family protein; amino-acid sequence: MQPCQNCQAIIDEYILDKQLEPLRGLTVDDFNLCVDCVTVVPDACVECGGAVYVPRNETVTPDYCPACRSDRIERTGRDPGWTVENTS
- a CDS encoding aldo/keto reductase codes for the protein MEYTTLGSTGMDVSKICLGCMSFGSGQDWMLDEDESRELIERAIELGITFFDTANVYSAGESESILGDVLADYDREEFVVASKVRFPGASDHRNAAGLSRKTIEQELEASLDRLGLDTLDLYQIHRWDYDTPIETTMRALDDAVRRGQVRHLGASSMWAHQFLEARRVSEREGLAPFETMQNLYHLAYREEEREMYPVCEADDVGTMPWSPLGAGYLARPHEEFRTTTRADHEVENAGVPYHEFPASEAINERVRELADEYGVTMAQIALAWQFQNENVTAPIIGTSSDDHLEEAVEALELSLSSSDVDYLEEPYEPVPVYGHD
- the rnz gene encoding ribonuclease Z; the encoded protein is MPLRVTFLGTGGAVPTTERNPSGLFVAREGEGLLFDVAEGTQRQMMRFGTGFAVSQIFVTHLHGDHVLGLPGLLQTMDFNDREDALAIHAPRGTRRELKSLVEALGNRPSFPVRINEVGGGDVAYRADEYEVRAFATDHDTRSVGYALVEDDRKGRFDRERAEELGVPVGPKFSTLHEGESVELEDGTVVDPEQVVGAPRPGRSIVYTGDTRPTAGTIEAADEPELLIHDATFADDRAERAADTAHSTARQAAEIGNRAGAERLALMHLSSRYAGDVSAHLEQAREVFAGEVIVPDDGETVEIEYPDA
- a CDS encoding nucleoside 2-deoxyribosyltransferase — its product is MDIFFSGSIRGGRDDVDLYADLIALLEQHGTVLTEHVGTEDVETKEQAAGLTDGDIHDQDVAWLRRADAVVAEVTTPSLGVGYELGRAVAWETPVLALYRPDGEHELSAMVRGNDAVEVAEYRTLEEVAPVLEAFLRRE
- a CDS encoding DCC1-like thiol-disulfide oxidoreductase family protein, with translation MSAFVNYVADDARPSPVNLAVVRVLLGLYVLWRVLALEWGAYGEWPDFHVDETIGFLHQDLFFTLLPYQQWVVAALLVLFIVGYRTRWTGGLASLLLMHMLSVKATIYLAGTVESLFVCAYLILLFALFAEDDVLSVDAVRRTSDRSIAELNAVLRGETSRTYRMRALKWGLLAVAIIYVGSAWGKALNGPLEIWLSGTELQRDILFYGELTGIDRAFGAPLVDNELLAWVGFVGTALVQLSLLVAAVLGTSVTLPVLGLIGFHVAVILTLGLYFVDMILVLSLFAAWDVAHRRLATADEATVMYDDRCHAYARALVPFVHLDTTDSVRFVPQSSAPSTPIDRDVLDRDAALVLSHDGEVVEGYEASRRLLGRFGLLAPVAWVMGVSPVRAVGTRIYERLAPDRRRQSPDASTGGRH
- a CDS encoding DUF7282 domain-containing protein; translation: MSSRATFGTIKRVTAILIAIAVVLAAGIVVGQAPVIFGVDEDPSASISFEDQENDGVSVGIDEVTLSDGGFVVITDGGDEPLAVSTYLEDGTHENVTVESEDNETELAGQLTATVHQDTTGDETFQYYETDGEEDQPYLEDGYPVSDTASVTLDEDEAVSDSFVVESMTAPESATTNETISVTAEVRNPTEFAQQQIVEFRLNGTVLERQILELDGGEDREVTFEVDTSGTPPGTQAIGVYTDDDGEIGEIELEFHTDPSISVVDADTDEVTVDVATPEDGFVAVEDDDELLGTSDELEAGEHENVTVEFDENASVEDDDELTAVVYEGDPDDVDDAEPLEHDDEPVEATFSIADIEAEDESDDEDDDAGDDDE
- a CDS encoding type 1 glutamine amidotransferase; protein product: MGELRLALLNAAHEATETRRNFRRELDAELTAFHCPSGEFPDDFRYDGFVVTGSRASVYWDREWIGRLKTWVGDAIRAGLPALGVCYGHQLLADVMGGRVSSMGEYEIGYRTVEQDGENRLLEGVGEAMTVFTTHSDHVCEKPPGATVFAKNEYGIHGFRKDRVFAVQFHPEYDMETAESVTVGKSDQLSEERIDAVLEGIHAGNYDAACEAKRLFDNFLAYVEELEAERLDADGGPPEPSR